The proteins below are encoded in one region of Streptomyces ficellus:
- the rfaE2 gene encoding D-glycero-beta-D-manno-heptose 1-phosphate adenylyltransferase: protein MSAYKPLVVVGDVLLDEDIQGVSTRLAPDAPAPVVDVTGDQRRPGGAGLAATLATHGGRDVVLVTALGDDPASEAVRRSLRGRVRVVELPLNGTLPVKTRVLAGGRPLVRIDRGGGDPGEPDAAVRDTLEQAHAVLVADYGRHTAGAVRAHLAAVAPKVPVVWDPHLKGDAPVPGSRIVTPNAAETMALCRGGDDSLRAFAERGADLAERWGVAAVAVTLGERGVLLTRPGAMTPMLVPVPYRADGDACGAGDCFAAATAAALADGALPEEAVQRAVAEAAAFVAAGGAGNPSLWRTPLPVTPREAPDAADPFVLAEQVRARGGTVVATGGCFDLLHAGHVGLLESARRIGDCLIVCVNSDESVERLKGPGRPLNPLPDRVRVLAGLGSVDAVAVFDGDTPAELLGRLRPDVWVKGGDYSAEDLPEAEVLHTWGGQAVVLPYLDGRSTTLLARRAAEAATPIRPPGR, encoded by the coding sequence ATGAGCGCGTACAAGCCCCTGGTCGTGGTCGGTGACGTCCTGCTGGACGAGGACATCCAAGGCGTCTCCACCCGGCTCGCGCCGGACGCCCCGGCACCCGTCGTCGACGTCACCGGAGACCAGCGCCGCCCCGGCGGCGCCGGACTGGCCGCCACGCTCGCCACCCACGGCGGGCGGGACGTGGTCCTGGTGACCGCGCTGGGCGACGACCCGGCCAGCGAGGCCGTGCGCCGCTCGCTGCGCGGCCGGGTACGGGTCGTGGAACTTCCGCTGAACGGCACGCTGCCCGTCAAGACCCGGGTGCTCGCCGGTGGCCGCCCCCTGGTACGGATCGACCGCGGCGGCGGCGACCCCGGCGAGCCGGACGCGGCGGTGCGCGACACCCTCGAACAGGCCCACGCCGTGCTCGTCGCCGACTACGGGCGGCACACCGCCGGCGCCGTACGCGCACACCTGGCCGCCGTCGCGCCCAAGGTGCCCGTCGTGTGGGACCCGCACCTCAAGGGCGACGCGCCCGTGCCCGGCTCGCGGATCGTCACGCCCAACGCCGCCGAGACGATGGCCCTGTGCCGCGGCGGCGACGACTCGCTGCGCGCGTTCGCCGAGCGCGGCGCCGACCTCGCCGAACGCTGGGGCGTGGCGGCCGTCGCCGTGACCCTCGGCGAACGGGGCGTCCTGCTGACCCGGCCGGGCGCCATGACGCCCATGCTCGTCCCCGTGCCCTACCGGGCCGACGGCGACGCGTGCGGCGCGGGCGACTGCTTCGCCGCCGCGACGGCCGCAGCGCTGGCCGACGGCGCCCTGCCCGAGGAGGCGGTGCAGCGGGCGGTCGCCGAGGCGGCCGCGTTCGTCGCCGCGGGCGGCGCGGGCAATCCGTCGCTCTGGCGCACGCCGCTCCCGGTCACGCCCCGGGAAGCGCCGGACGCCGCCGATCCGTTCGTGCTGGCCGAGCAGGTCCGGGCGCGGGGCGGGACGGTGGTCGCCACCGGCGGCTGCTTCGACCTGCTGCACGCCGGGCACGTGGGCCTGCTGGAGAGCGCCCGCCGGATCGGTGACTGCCTCATCGTGTGCGTCAACTCCGACGAGTCCGTCGAACGGCTCAAGGGCCCCGGCCGGCCCCTGAACCCGCTCCCCGACCGGGTGCGGGTGCTCGCGGGCCTCGGCAGTGTCGACGCGGTCGCCGTCTTCGACGGGGACACCCCAGCGGAGCTGCTGGGCCGGCTGCGGCCGGACGTGTGGGTGAAGGGCGGCGACTACTCGGCGGAGGACCTGCCGGAGGCGGAGGTGCTGCACACCTGGGGCGGCCAGGCGGTGGTGCTCCCGTACCTCGACGGCCGCTCCACCACGCTCCTCGCCCGCCGTGCCGCCGAAGCCGCCACCCCCATCCGCCCCCCGGGCCGGTAA
- a CDS encoding glycosyltransferase, with protein MNILLWHVHGSWTTAFVQGPHTYLVPVTPDRGPDGLGRARTFSWPDSVREVTPEELREEPVDLVVLQRPHELDLAERWLGGRRPGRDVPAVYLEHNAPDGNVPATRHPCADRDDLTLVHVTHFNRLFWDNGATRTEVIEHGIVDPGHQYTGRLARAAIVVNEPVRRGRHTGTDLLPALSEAAPLDVFGMRTEGLAAHLGIPEDRCRSADLPQRDLHAAMAERRLYLHPVRWTSLGLSLLEAMHLGMPVVALATTEAIEAVPAGAGTLSTRPEVLARAARHYLNEPEAAASDGARARQAALERYGLKRFLDDWERVMTEVRA; from the coding sequence ATGAACATCCTGCTGTGGCATGTGCACGGGTCCTGGACGACGGCGTTCGTGCAGGGGCCCCACACCTACCTGGTGCCCGTGACGCCCGACCGGGGCCCCGACGGGCTGGGCCGGGCCCGGACCTTCAGCTGGCCCGACTCGGTACGGGAGGTGACGCCCGAGGAGCTGCGCGAGGAGCCGGTGGACCTGGTGGTCCTCCAGCGTCCCCACGAACTCGACCTGGCCGAACGCTGGCTGGGAGGACGCCGTCCCGGCCGGGACGTACCGGCGGTGTACCTGGAGCACAACGCGCCCGACGGGAACGTCCCCGCCACCCGGCACCCCTGCGCGGACCGTGACGATCTGACGCTGGTCCACGTCACGCACTTCAACCGGCTGTTCTGGGACAACGGTGCGACGCGGACCGAGGTGATCGAGCACGGCATCGTCGATCCGGGACACCAGTACACCGGGCGGCTCGCACGGGCGGCGATCGTGGTCAACGAACCGGTGCGGCGCGGCCGTCACACCGGTACGGACCTGCTGCCCGCGCTGTCGGAGGCGGCGCCCCTGGACGTGTTCGGGATGCGCACCGAGGGGCTCGCCGCGCACCTCGGCATCCCGGAGGACCGCTGCCGGAGCGCCGACCTGCCGCAGCGGGACCTGCACGCGGCGATGGCGGAACGGCGGCTCTACCTGCATCCCGTCCGCTGGACGTCGCTCGGCCTGTCGCTGCTGGAGGCCATGCACCTGGGCATGCCGGTCGTGGCGCTGGCGACCACGGAGGCGATCGAGGCGGTGCCCGCGGGCGCCGGGACGCTGTCCACCCGGCCCGAAGTCCTCGCCCGGGCCGCCCGGCACTACCTGAACGAGCCGGAGGCCGCCGCTTCGGACGGCGCGCGGGCGCGCCAGGCGGCGCTCGAACGGTACGGGCTCAAACGCTTCCTGGACGACTGGGAGCGCGTGATGACGGAGGTGCGCGCATGA
- a CDS encoding SpoIIE family protein phosphatase yields MSAVHAAEGADFRGPLDVTKAATAVLDADGTVVGWGPAAHALLGYPPDEAVGSPIGTFIVDRPGEYDMATPLPGAAQARRQVVHMRRRDGHIVRVATATLPLSHTGKGPARLLAIADADETERWEALQSMLRGLATQSPVGLAIYDTDLRVVWTNHALYEEMGTLQYAGLGPDEMVTHGQVLSDGHPATLTEAMQRVLDTGDTVIELHYSGRPPADPEHDHVWSCSYYRLQDGNGRVLGVCEETVDVTDRYLAQQRLDLLVRAGRRVGTSLDMTRTAQELSSVAVPQFADGVTVDLIDIVLEGDQPAPGSTSTRVVRVWEGPAPDTTPQVIDHPADSLQARCLAAGRPVLENPAHDGPAHSRLAVPLRTDGASLGVVTFRRDHHPDPFEDDDVPLADELVARAAVCIDNARRYTREHAAALTLQRSLLPRKLPRLTGVDVAHRYLPADSSAGVGGDWYDVIALSGTRVGLVVGDVVGHGVRAAATMGRIRTSVRALARLDLPPDELLTRLDELITQDAHEQTAVQAEPDDPALGVTCLYAVYDPVTGRCSMARAGSPLPSVVDPTTGEITHPDVPAGPPLGLGGLPFESAEFTLAEGSLMALFTDGLVQGRDRDRDTELDALHTVLAEHRLPLEELCDRVVTTLLPGPVDDDAALLLVRTRTLDSHEVAAWDLTGEPEVVGRARALATGQVDAWGLDGELSFTTELVVSELVTNAIRYASGPIQLRLIRDRALICEVSDTGHTSPNLRRAAGDDEGGRGLFLIAQMTQQWGTRYTPTGKTIWAEQPIPP; encoded by the coding sequence ATGAGCGCGGTGCACGCGGCCGAGGGTGCCGACTTCCGCGGCCCCCTCGACGTCACGAAAGCGGCCACGGCCGTCCTCGACGCCGACGGAACCGTCGTCGGCTGGGGACCGGCCGCCCACGCCCTGCTGGGCTACCCGCCCGACGAAGCCGTCGGCAGCCCCATCGGCACCTTCATCGTCGACCGCCCCGGCGAGTACGACATGGCCACCCCCCTGCCCGGCGCCGCCCAGGCCCGGCGCCAGGTCGTCCACATGCGCCGCCGCGACGGCCACATCGTCCGCGTCGCCACGGCAACCCTCCCGCTGTCCCACACCGGCAAGGGCCCCGCCCGGCTGCTCGCCATCGCCGACGCCGACGAGACGGAACGCTGGGAAGCCCTCCAGTCCATGCTCCGCGGACTCGCCACCCAGTCACCCGTCGGCCTCGCCATCTACGACACCGACCTGCGCGTCGTATGGACCAACCACGCCCTCTACGAGGAAATGGGCACCCTCCAGTACGCGGGCCTCGGCCCCGACGAGATGGTCACCCACGGCCAGGTCCTCTCCGACGGCCACCCGGCCACCCTGACCGAGGCCATGCAGCGGGTCCTCGACACCGGCGACACCGTCATCGAACTCCACTACAGCGGCCGCCCGCCCGCCGACCCCGAACACGACCACGTCTGGTCCTGCTCCTACTACCGGCTCCAGGACGGCAACGGCCGCGTACTCGGCGTGTGCGAGGAGACCGTCGACGTCACCGACCGCTACCTCGCCCAGCAGCGCCTCGACCTCCTCGTCCGCGCCGGCCGCCGGGTCGGCACCTCCCTCGACATGACCCGCACCGCACAGGAACTCTCGTCCGTCGCCGTACCGCAGTTCGCCGACGGCGTCACCGTCGACCTCATCGACATCGTCCTCGAAGGCGACCAGCCCGCCCCCGGCAGCACGAGCACCCGCGTCGTACGCGTCTGGGAAGGCCCCGCCCCCGACACCACACCCCAGGTGATCGACCACCCGGCGGACTCGCTCCAGGCCCGCTGCCTGGCCGCGGGACGCCCCGTGCTCGAGAACCCCGCACACGACGGCCCCGCGCACTCCCGCCTCGCCGTCCCCCTGCGCACCGACGGCGCCTCGCTGGGCGTTGTCACCTTCCGCCGGGACCACCACCCCGACCCGTTCGAGGACGACGACGTACCCCTCGCCGACGAACTCGTCGCCCGCGCCGCCGTCTGCATCGACAACGCCCGCCGCTACACCCGCGAACACGCCGCCGCCCTCACCCTCCAGCGCAGCCTGCTGCCCCGCAAACTGCCCCGCCTCACCGGCGTCGACGTCGCCCACCGCTACCTGCCCGCCGACAGCAGCGCCGGCGTCGGCGGCGACTGGTACGACGTCATCGCCCTCTCCGGCACCCGCGTCGGCCTCGTCGTCGGCGACGTCGTCGGCCACGGCGTACGCGCCGCCGCCACCATGGGCCGCATCCGCACCAGCGTCCGCGCCCTCGCCCGTCTCGACCTCCCGCCCGACGAACTCCTCACCCGCCTCGACGAACTCATCACCCAGGACGCCCACGAACAGACCGCCGTCCAGGCCGAGCCCGACGACCCCGCGCTCGGCGTCACCTGCCTCTACGCCGTGTACGACCCGGTCACCGGCCGGTGCAGCATGGCCCGCGCCGGCAGCCCCCTGCCCTCCGTCGTCGACCCCACGACCGGAGAGATCACCCACCCCGACGTACCCGCCGGACCACCGCTGGGCCTCGGCGGCCTGCCCTTCGAAAGCGCCGAGTTCACCCTTGCCGAAGGCAGCCTCATGGCCCTCTTCACCGACGGACTCGTCCAGGGCAGGGACCGGGACCGGGACACGGAACTCGACGCCCTGCACACCGTCCTCGCCGAACACCGGCTCCCCCTGGAAGAGCTGTGCGACCGCGTCGTCACCACCCTCCTCCCCGGCCCCGTCGACGACGACGCCGCACTCCTCCTCGTCCGCACCCGCACCCTCGACAGCCACGAAGTGGCCGCCTGGGACCTCACCGGCGAACCCGAAGTCGTCGGCCGCGCCCGCGCCCTGGCCACCGGGCAGGTCGACGCCTGGGGACTCGACGGCGAACTGTCCTTCACCACCGAACTCGTGGTCAGCGAACTCGTCACCAACGCCATCCGGTACGCCTCCGGACCCATCCAGCTCCGCCTCATCCGCGACCGCGCACTGATCTGCGAAGTCTCCGACACCGGCCACACCTCACCCAACCTCCGCCGGGCGGCCGGCGACGACGAAGGCGGCCGCGGCCTGTTCCTCATCGCCCAGATGACCCAGCAGTGGGGCACCCGCTACACCCCCACCGGCAAGACCATCTGGGCCGAACAACCCATCCCACCCTGA
- a CDS encoding glycosyltransferase → MTSLDPLEPDRTAAGDVGGIGEVGDVGDIDTEAEVLEVLDAEARGLGAGDVVGAGPGDGNGNRLSVALVSEHASPLAALGGVDAGGQNVHVARLASALADRGHRVTVFTRRDTRDLPDRVALRPGVEVLHVPAGPPEPIPKDALLPYMAEFGRWMAGEWRARPPDLVHSHYWMSGVATLRAAREARLPFVHTYHALGTVKRRHQKHADTSPAERVDREREVGLGCDRVIATCHDEVYELSRMRIPADKVGVVPCGVDTGQFTPDGPAADRDGGLRYRLLQLGRLVPRKGAAVSITALTRLPDTELLVVGGPPPERLDEDPEVRRLREIARVAGVASRVHFAGGVPPEEVAPLLRSADVVLCPADYEPFGIVPLEAMACGRPVVASAVGGQLDTVADPVTGRLVPPRDPDALARAVGELLADPAQRAACGAAGRRRVLSRYGWAEVAAATEKEYAAVLAARHAVTGVA, encoded by the coding sequence ATGACATCGCTCGATCCCCTGGAACCCGATCGCACCGCGGCCGGTGACGTCGGCGGAATCGGTGAAGTCGGTGATGTCGGTGACATCGACACGGAGGCCGAAGTCCTGGAAGTGCTGGACGCGGAGGCGAGGGGACTCGGTGCCGGTGACGTCGTCGGCGCCGGGCCCGGAGACGGGAACGGGAACCGGCTGTCCGTCGCCCTGGTGTCCGAGCACGCGAGCCCCCTCGCCGCGCTGGGCGGGGTCGACGCCGGCGGGCAGAACGTGCACGTCGCCCGCCTCGCGAGCGCCCTCGCCGACCGTGGCCACCGCGTCACCGTCTTCACCCGTCGCGACACGCGGGACCTGCCCGACCGGGTCGCGCTGCGGCCCGGGGTCGAGGTGCTCCACGTGCCCGCCGGGCCGCCCGAGCCCATCCCGAAGGACGCGCTCCTGCCGTACATGGCGGAGTTCGGCCGCTGGATGGCCGGCGAGTGGCGGGCCCGCCCGCCCGACCTGGTGCACTCGCACTACTGGATGTCCGGCGTCGCCACGCTGCGGGCCGCCCGGGAGGCGCGGCTGCCGTTCGTGCACACCTATCACGCGCTGGGCACGGTGAAGCGCCGTCACCAGAAGCACGCCGACACCAGCCCGGCGGAGCGTGTCGACCGCGAGCGGGAGGTCGGCCTCGGCTGCGACCGGGTGATCGCCACCTGCCACGACGAGGTGTACGAGCTGAGCCGGATGCGGATACCGGCCGACAAGGTCGGCGTGGTGCCGTGCGGTGTGGACACCGGACAGTTCACCCCCGACGGGCCGGCCGCCGACCGGGACGGCGGCCTGCGGTACCGGCTGCTCCAGCTGGGCCGGCTGGTGCCCCGCAAGGGCGCGGCGGTGTCCATCACCGCGCTGACCCGGCTGCCCGACACCGAACTGCTCGTCGTGGGCGGCCCGCCGCCCGAGCGGCTCGACGAGGACCCGGAGGTGCGCCGGCTGCGGGAGATCGCCCGGGTGGCCGGGGTCGCGAGCCGGGTCCACTTCGCCGGGGGCGTACCGCCCGAGGAGGTGGCGCCGCTGCTGCGCAGCGCCGACGTGGTGCTGTGCCCGGCGGACTACGAGCCGTTCGGCATCGTGCCGCTGGAGGCGATGGCGTGCGGGCGGCCCGTCGTGGCCAGTGCGGTGGGCGGCCAGCTCGACACCGTCGCCGACCCGGTCACCGGGCGGCTGGTGCCGCCCCGCGACCCCGACGCGCTGGCCCGCGCGGTGGGGGAACTGCTCGCCGACCCGGCGCAGCGGGCCGCGTGCGGCGCGGCCGGCCGTCGCAGGGTGCTCAGCCGGTACGGCTGGGCGGAGGTCGCCGCGGCCACCGAGAAGGAGTACGCCGCGGTGCTCGCCGCCCGGCACGCCGTGACGGGCGTGGCCTGA
- a CDS encoding DNA topoisomerase IB, with amino-acid sequence MRLYHSRPTDPGHRRRRHGRGFRYLDPSGNPLRDPAETARIKALVIPPAWQDVWICTRANGHLQAVGTDTAGRRQYLYHPQFRAEQEQAKHEHVLDIAERLPDVRQAVDAHLGDRGLTRRRVLATAVRLLDLGFFRIGSDRYTEVNSSYGLTTLLREHSHCQAGAVVFTYPGKHGRELVQTVADPPTCRSLTALLRRRGGGGDRLFAYWERPAWQDVTGADVNAYLKEQAGVEITAKDFRTWHATVMAAVALAVSQPVARSESARKRAIARAAHEVAGYLGNTPAVCRASYINPRVIELYEEGVTVAATLPRLGDEGVYGVPATQGPTERAVLHMIRTGRPPGKT; translated from the coding sequence TTGCGCCTCTACCACAGCCGCCCCACCGACCCCGGCCACCGCCGCCGGCGCCACGGCCGGGGCTTCCGCTACCTCGACCCCTCCGGCAACCCCCTGCGCGACCCGGCCGAAACCGCCCGCATCAAAGCCCTCGTCATCCCCCCGGCCTGGCAGGACGTGTGGATCTGCACCCGTGCCAACGGCCACCTGCAAGCCGTCGGCACCGACACCGCCGGCCGCCGCCAGTACCTCTACCACCCGCAGTTCCGCGCCGAACAGGAACAGGCCAAACACGAACACGTCCTGGACATCGCCGAACGGCTCCCCGACGTACGCCAAGCCGTCGACGCCCACCTCGGCGACCGCGGCCTCACCCGCCGGCGCGTTCTCGCCACCGCCGTACGCCTTCTCGACCTCGGCTTCTTCCGCATCGGCAGCGACCGCTACACCGAAGTCAACAGCAGCTACGGCCTGACCACCCTCCTGCGGGAACACTCCCACTGCCAGGCCGGCGCCGTCGTCTTCACCTATCCCGGCAAGCACGGCAGGGAACTCGTCCAGACCGTCGCCGACCCACCGACCTGCCGCAGCCTCACCGCCCTGCTCCGCCGCCGCGGCGGCGGCGGCGACCGGCTGTTCGCCTACTGGGAACGCCCCGCCTGGCAGGACGTCACCGGCGCCGACGTCAACGCCTACCTCAAGGAACAGGCCGGCGTCGAGATCACCGCCAAGGACTTCCGCACCTGGCACGCCACCGTCATGGCGGCCGTCGCGCTCGCCGTCTCCCAGCCCGTCGCACGCAGCGAGAGCGCCCGCAAACGCGCCATCGCCCGGGCCGCGCACGAAGTCGCCGGATACCTCGGCAACACCCCCGCCGTCTGCCGTGCCTCCTACATCAACCCCCGCGTGATCGAACTCTACGAGGAAGGCGTCACCGTCGCCGCCACACTGCCCCGCCTCGGTGACGAGGGCGTCTACGGCGTCCCCGCCACCCAGGGACCGACCGAACGCGCCGTACTGCACATGATCCGCACCGGACGCCCGCCCGGAAAGACCTGA
- a CDS encoding SDR family oxidoreductase, producing the protein MDGVLRGKQALVTGGARGLGASITRRLAGAGASVLVADVRKEQARELCDELAVEGRDARFVELDVRDARAVGEVFRELERDGQAVDVLVNNAAVDVSKPIEHLTAEEVTRVVTTNLLGPMYLCLEAYRRMVARGGGHIVNILSTASNRTWTEAGPYSAGKSGLRAFTHTLFKEAQRDCPGIGVTGVIAGGMETPFILERFPDADVSMLQSPDIVADTVLYALSVPAGSAVSELVVVPRREPSWP; encoded by the coding sequence ATGGACGGCGTTCTTCGGGGCAAGCAGGCGCTGGTGACGGGTGGGGCGCGTGGGCTGGGTGCTTCGATCACCCGGAGGCTGGCCGGTGCGGGCGCGTCCGTGCTGGTGGCGGACGTGCGCAAGGAGCAGGCGCGGGAGCTGTGCGACGAGCTGGCCGTGGAGGGGCGGGACGCCCGGTTCGTGGAGCTGGACGTGCGGGACGCGCGGGCCGTCGGGGAGGTGTTCCGGGAGCTGGAGCGGGACGGTCAGGCGGTGGACGTGCTGGTGAACAACGCCGCGGTGGACGTCTCGAAGCCGATCGAGCACCTGACGGCGGAGGAGGTGACCCGGGTGGTCACCACGAACCTGCTGGGGCCGATGTACCTGTGCCTGGAGGCGTACCGCCGGATGGTGGCCAGGGGTGGCGGTCACATCGTGAACATCCTGTCGACGGCGTCGAACCGGACGTGGACGGAGGCGGGCCCGTACTCGGCGGGCAAGTCGGGGCTGCGGGCCTTCACGCACACGTTGTTCAAGGAGGCGCAGCGGGACTGTCCGGGCATCGGGGTGACGGGGGTCATCGCGGGCGGTATGGAGACGCCGTTCATCCTGGAGCGGTTCCCGGACGCCGATGTGTCGATGCTGCAGAGCCCGGACATCGTGGCGGACACGGTGCTGTACGCGTTGTCGGTGCCGGCGGGCAGTGCGGTGTCGGAGCTGGTGGTGGTGCCGCGCAGGGAGCCGTCGTGGCCGTGA
- a CDS encoding MFS transporter — MRWWSLANLVSNAGTWMQLTVQNLLVLQITGSAAATGLSLSVQAAPGLLMGVAGGAAVDRWPRKLTAAVSQALLGTVAFTTALLIAFDQLNLPALMALAAVTGLIATVDGPACSLLGNDLVRAEDVPSAIGVGSLVSNAGRLAGTGLAGLAVGVFGTGAAYVANGVSFLFVAAVIPFLRPVTHTVTRKAAPADTDDDMSVREGLRFFARRPRLVALAGITGISAIFGRNYGLTLAVLVTGPLAGGAGSFGTVSTVLAVGGIIGAVLGARLRKPSVRLVGTLAAAGALLQVVAGLSPSLAVLLILVLPMAVVESVSDTAGTTVLQTDPPAEMRGRVLGVWGSIKTVWGLAGPPALGLLMELAGARGALVAGGLLIAGAIGAGHLLRRRAPTPVLTPVPAPRPALSTAA, encoded by the coding sequence ATGCGCTGGTGGTCCCTCGCCAACCTGGTGTCCAACGCCGGCACCTGGATGCAGCTCACCGTCCAGAACCTGCTGGTCCTGCAGATCACCGGCTCCGCCGCCGCCACCGGCCTGTCCCTCTCCGTCCAGGCCGCGCCCGGCCTCCTCATGGGCGTCGCCGGCGGCGCCGCCGTCGACCGCTGGCCCCGCAAGCTCACCGCCGCCGTCAGCCAGGCCCTGCTCGGCACCGTCGCCTTCACCACGGCGCTCCTCATCGCCTTCGACCAGCTCAACCTGCCGGCCCTCATGGCCCTCGCCGCCGTCACCGGCCTCATCGCCACCGTCGACGGGCCCGCCTGCTCCCTGCTCGGCAACGACCTCGTCCGCGCCGAGGACGTGCCGTCCGCCATCGGCGTCGGGTCCCTCGTCAGCAACGCCGGCCGGCTCGCCGGCACCGGACTCGCGGGCCTCGCCGTCGGCGTCTTCGGCACGGGCGCCGCGTACGTCGCCAACGGCGTCTCGTTCCTGTTCGTCGCCGCCGTCATCCCGTTCCTGCGCCCCGTGACGCACACCGTCACCCGCAAGGCCGCACCCGCCGACACCGACGACGACATGTCCGTCCGCGAGGGCCTGCGCTTCTTCGCCCGCCGCCCCCGGCTCGTCGCCCTCGCCGGCATCACCGGCATCAGCGCCATCTTCGGCCGCAACTACGGGCTCACCCTCGCCGTCCTCGTCACCGGACCCCTCGCCGGAGGCGCCGGCTCCTTCGGTACGGTCTCCACCGTCCTGGCCGTCGGCGGCATCATCGGCGCCGTCCTCGGCGCACGGCTCCGCAAGCCCTCCGTACGCCTCGTCGGCACCCTCGCCGCCGCCGGCGCGCTGCTCCAGGTAGTCGCCGGGCTCTCACCGTCCCTCGCGGTCCTGCTGATCCTCGTCCTGCCCATGGCCGTCGTCGAGTCGGTCTCCGACACCGCCGGCACGACCGTCCTCCAGACCGACCCGCCCGCCGAGATGCGGGGCCGCGTCCTGGGCGTCTGGGGCAGCATCAAGACCGTCTGGGGCCTGGCGGGCCCGCCCGCGCTCGGCCTCCTCATGGAGCTCGCGGGCGCCCGCGGCGCGCTCGTCGCCGGCGGCCTGCTCATCGCGGGCGCGATCGGGGCGGGCCACCTCCTGCGCCGCCGCGCTCCCACCCCCGTGCTGACGCCCGTCCCCGCGCCCCGCCCGGCGCTCTCCACCGCCGCGTAA
- a CDS encoding D-sedoheptulose-7-phosphate isomerase: protein MTDPLAPPTLEAAHEHCRALQDALARFRHDHLDRITEWGGHLAAVLPVGGRLLAAGNGGSAAQAQHLTAELVGRYQRERPAFSAISLHAETSSVTAIGNDYGFDQVYARQVAAHGRPGDVLVLLSTSGHSANLIAAAMTARRAGLRVWALTGSRPNPLAEAADEACCVDAGSTATVQETHLVAVHLLCESFDAAVATTVDATAGRPARAAGAAAPVAARRRMS from the coding sequence ATGACCGATCCCCTCGCCCCCCCCACCCTCGAAGCGGCGCACGAGCACTGCCGGGCGCTTCAGGACGCGCTCGCCCGGTTCCGGCACGACCACCTGGACCGGATCACGGAGTGGGGCGGCCACCTCGCCGCCGTCCTCCCGGTCGGCGGCCGGCTGCTGGCCGCCGGCAACGGCGGCAGCGCGGCGCAGGCCCAGCACCTCACCGCCGAACTGGTCGGCCGCTACCAGCGGGAACGGCCCGCGTTCTCGGCCATCTCCCTCCACGCCGAGACGTCCAGCGTGACGGCCATCGGCAACGACTACGGTTTCGACCAGGTGTACGCCCGGCAGGTCGCCGCGCACGGCCGCCCCGGTGACGTGCTGGTCCTGTTGTCCACCTCCGGCCACAGCGCCAACCTGATCGCGGCGGCCATGACCGCCCGGCGGGCCGGGCTGCGGGTCTGGGCGCTGACCGGGTCGCGGCCCAACCCGCTCGCCGAGGCGGCCGACGAGGCCTGCTGCGTCGACGCCGGCTCGACCGCGACCGTTCAGGAAACCCATCTCGTGGCCGTTCACCTGCTGTGCGAGTCCTTCGACGCGGCGGTGGCCACGACAGTTGACGCGACGGCGGGGCGGCCCGCTCGTGCGGCGGGCGCGGCGGCGCCCGTCGCGGCCCGGCGGAGGATGTCATGA